From Amia ocellicauda isolate fAmiCal2 chromosome 12, fAmiCal2.hap1, whole genome shotgun sequence, a single genomic window includes:
- the LOC136764616 gene encoding calpain-1 catalytic subunit-like, whose protein sequence is MERVFVSGVAARLQNQRNRDDGLGQNHKAIKYLGQDYEALRNQCLQNGVLFSDDAFPALPSSLGFKELGPRTAKTQGVYWKRPTEICSNPEFIMHGATRTDICQGALGDCWLLAAIASLTLNDAVLHRVVPHGQSFHSQYAGIFHFQFWQFGEWVDVVVDDRLPVKDGKLLFVHSAEGGEFWSALLEKAYAKVNGCYEALSGGSTSEGFEDFTGGVTEMYELRKPPSDLYNVISKAVERGSLLGCSIDISSNLDMEAVTFKKLVKGHAYSLTGVHEVAYRGLPTKLVRIRNPWGEVEWTGAWSDNSSEWNRVDAADRDKLLKRSDDGEFWMSFSDFLQEFTRLEICNLTPDTLKCPNIRKWNTALYTGEWRRGSTAGGCRNFPATFWINPQFKVALKHSDSDEDPGCSFLVALMQKDRRKQRKEGKDMETIGFAIYDVPNEFLGQSGVHLKREFFLTHGSKARSEQFINLREVSSRFSLPPGEYIIVPSTFEPNCDGDFVLRVFSEKPADHEELDDEISADLPEEETLDESQIDAGFKNLFRQLAGPDLEISVTELQTILNRIMGKHKDLKSSGFEKESCRCMINLMDKDGNGKLGLTEFHVLWEKIKTYLTVFRKFDLDKSGTMSSYEMRMALESAGFKLTNSLFQLIILRYSEADMAVDFDNFVTCLIRLETMYKTFKHLDTDADGIVSFNFFQWISLTMFA, encoded by the exons ATGGAGCGGGTGTTTGTATCAGGGGTGGCCGCCAGGCTGCAGAACCAGCGCAATAGGGATGACGGACTGGGCCAGAACCACAAAGCCATCAAGTACCTGGGCCAGGACTATGAAGCCTTGCGTAACCAGTGCCTGCAGAATGGAGTCCTCTTCAGTGACGACGCCTTCCCCGCCCTGCCCTCCTCTCTGGGCTTCAAGGAGCTGGGGCCGCGCACCGCCAAGACGCAGGGCGTATACTGGAAGCGGCCCACg GAGATTTGCTCTAACCCAGAGTTCATAATGCATGGAGCCACGCGCACGGACATCTGCCAGGGAGCACTGG GTGACTGCTGGCTGCTGGCGGCGATCGCGTCTCTCACTCTGAACGACGCGGTGCTGCATCGCGTGGTGCCACATGGCCAGAGCTTTCACAGCCAGTACGCTGGCATCTTCCACTTCCAG TTCTGGCAGTTCGGGGAGTGGGTGGATGTGGTGGTGGACGACCGGCTGCCTGTCAAGGATGGGAAGCTCCTCTTCGTACACTCGGCCGAGGGCGGGGAGTTCTGGAGCGCCCTGCTGGAGAAGGCCTACGCCaa GGTGAACGGGTGCTACGAGGCCCTGTCAGGGGGGAGCACGTCGGAAGGCTTTGAGGATTTCACAGGGGGGGTGACGGAAATGTACGAGCTGAGGAAGCCGCCCTCGGACCTGTACAACGTCATCAGCAAGGCAGTGGAGCGGGGGTCCCTGCTGGGCTGCTCCATAGAT ATCAGCAGTAATCTGGACATGGAGGCTGTGACCTTTAAGAAGCTGGTGAAAGGTCACGCCTACTCTTTGACAGGGGTGCACGAG GTGGCTTATAGGGGTTTGCCCACGAAGCTGGTTCGGATCAGGAACCCCTGGGGAGAGGTGGAATGGACTGGAGCCTGGAGTGACAA ctCGTCGGAGTGGAACCGTGTAGACGCCGCCGACAGGGACAAGCTGCTGAAGCGCAGCGATGACGGGGAATTCTG gaTGTCCTTCAGTGATTTCCTGCAGGAGTTCACAAGGctggagatctgcaacctgacccctgacacGCTCAAGTGTCCCAACATCAGGAAGTGGAACACGGCGCTGTACACAGGGGAGTGGCGGCGGGGCAGCACGGCCGGGGGCTGCAGGAACttcccag CAACATTTTGGATTAACCCCCAGTTCAAGGTGGCCCTGAAGCACTCCGACTCTGATGAAGACCCAGGTTGCAGCTTCCTGGTGGCTCTCATGCAGAAGGACCGCCGCAAGCAACGAAAGGAGGGGAAGGACATGGAGACGATCGGATTTGCGATCTATGAT gttCCTAATGAG TTTCTGGGCCAGTCGGGTGTGCACCTGAAGCGAGAGTTCTTCCTGACCCACGGCTCGAAGGCACGCTCCGAACAGTTCATCAACCTGCGCGAGGTCAGTTCCCGCTTCAGCCTCCCGCCCGGCGAGTACATCATCGTGCCATCCACCTTCGAGCCCAACTGCGATGGGGACTTTGTCCTGAGGGTGTTCTCGGAGAAGCCCGCCGACCACGA GGAGCTGGATGACGAGATTTCAGCTGACCTGCCAGAGGAG GAGACTTTGGATGAGAGTCAGATTGATGCCGGCTTCAAGAATCTGTTCAGACAACTTGCAGGACCG gaCTTGGAGATTAGTGTTACAGAGCTGCAGACCATCCTCAATCGGATCATGGGAAAAC atAAGGACTTGAAGTCCAGTGGATTTGAAAAGGAGTCCTGTCGCTGCATGATCAACCTCATGGAT AAAGATGGCAACGGGAAGCTGGGCCTGACGGAGTTCCACGTCCTGTGGGAGAAGATCAAGACCTACCTG ACTGTCTTTAGGAAGTTTGATCTGGACAAGTCCGGCACCATGAGCTCCTATGAGATGCGCATGGCCCTAGAGTCTGCAG GGTTCAAGCTGACCAACAGCCTCTTCCAGCTGATCATCCTGCGCTACAGTGAGGCAGACATGGCCGTGGATTTCGACAACTTCGTCACCTGTCTGATCCGACTGGAGACCATGTACA AGACGTTTAAACATCTGGACACAGATGCTGATGGGATTGTCTCCTTCAACTTCTTCCAG TGGATCTCTCTCACCATGTTTGCttag
- the LOC136764617 gene encoding zona pellucida sperm-binding protein 4-like isoform X1, with the protein MSVVSVWGWVRVCLRLVVIVVVSLAQDQKCVVSDNEKIACGDTAINSTACAANNCCFAQGGRLPCYYSNEVTVQCTEDGQFVVVVPRNVTTPPLSLGTVTLLEGQSAPCSPVGTTASFALFQFPVSACGSTFKTEGGDLVYENLLSSAFEVQKAPDGSITRDSYYELSFQCKYSASELVPVGIIVEPVAQSASIVALGPLSVELRIATGTVTSLLHGNVKQMASNACGLPKATLCSSVEAVYDSYYLDADYPVTKVLQDPVYVEVRILNRTDPNIVLTLEDCWATSTPSPLSQPQWSLLVDGCPYRDDDYQTTLIPVGSSSGLPYPTHYKRFVMQMFTFVDAGSQLPLNETVFIHCSAAVCRPNVTDSCVAQCNRRMRRAVAPVPRASRESVVVSSGEVVLTAPERSAVDRRVSSSEVPQAFSYGVLGLTASSVLVLCALVLAAVWRARPQTLETQL; encoded by the exons ATGTCTGTGGTCAGTGTGTGGGGCTGGGTTCGTGTGTGTTTGCGTCTGGTGGTGATAGTGGTCGTCTCTTTAGCCCAGGATCAGAAATGCGTGGTTAGTGACAACGAGAAGATTGCGTGTGGTGACACGGCTATTAATAGCACAGCTTGTGCAGCGAATAACTGCTGCTTTGCTCAGGGGGGAAGACTGCCTTGTTATTACAGCAATGAGG tgactgtgcagtGCACTGAGGATGGTCAGTTTGTGGTTGTGGTACCCAGGAACGTCACCACGCCTCCActgagccttggtacagtcacCCTGCTGGAGGGTCAGAGCGCCCCCTGCAGCCCTGTTGGCACCACTGCTAGCTTTGCCTTGTTCCAGTTCCCAGTCAGTGCCTGTGGCAGCACTTTCAAG ACTGAGGGTGGAGATCTGGTGTATGAGAACCTGTTGTCCTCTGCATTTGAGGTTCAGAAGGCGCCTGATGGCTCCATCACCAGGGACAGCTACTATGA GCTGTCCTTCCAGTGCAAATATTCAGCCAGTGAGCTTGTTCCTGTGGGAATTATAGTTGAGCCTGTGGCCCAGTCTGCTTCAATCGTGGCCCTGGGACCTCTCAGTGTGGAGCTCAGGATTGCAACCGGTACTGTGACAAGCCTCTTGCATggcaatgtaaaacaaatggCTTCCAATGCATGCGGTCTTCCTAAAGCTACCCTCTGTTCCTCTGTAGAAGCTGTGTATGACTCCTACTACCTGGATGCGGACTACCCTGTGACCAAGGTCCTGCAGGATCCTGTGTACGTTGAGGTTCGCATCCTGAATCGGACAGACCCGAACATTGTCCTGACACTGGAAGACTGCTGGGCGACGTCCACACCCAGCCCTCTCAGCCAGCCCCAGTGGAGCCTGTTGGTTGATGG GTGTCCGTACAGAGATGACGACTACCAGACCACCTTGATTCCTGTGGGCAGCTCCTCAGGGCTGCCATACCCAACGCACTACAAGCGCTTTGTGATGCAGATGTTCACTTTTGTAGATGCTGGCTCCCAGCTCCCCCTGAACGAGACG GTGTTCATCCACtgtagtgcagcagtgtgcCGACCTAATGTGACGGACAGCTGTGTTGCTCAGTGCAACCGTAGAATGA GGAGAGCTGTTGCCCCAGTGCCTAGGGCCTCCAGGGAGAGTGTAGTGGTGTCCAGTGGGGAAGTGGTCCTGACTGCCCCAGAGCGCTCTGCTGTGGACAGGAGGGTTTCCTCCAGTGAAG TGCCCCAGGCTTTCAGCTATGGTGTGCTGGGACTGACTGCCTCCAGTgtgcttgtgctctgtgctctggtgCTGGCAGCTGTGTGGAGAGCTAGGCCCCAGACACTGGAAACCCAGCTGTAA
- the LOC136764617 gene encoding zona pellucida sperm-binding protein 4-like isoform X2 codes for MSVVSVWGWVRVCLRLVVIVVVSLAQDQKCVVSDNEKIACGDTAINSTACAANNCCFAQGGRLPCYYSNEVTVQCTEDGQFVVVVPRNVTTPPLSLGTVTLLEGQSAPCSPVGTTASFALFQFPVSACGSTFKTEGGDLVYENLLSSAFEVQKAPDGSITRDSYYELSFQCKYSASELVPVGIIVEPVAQSASIVALGPLSVELRIATEAVYDSYYLDADYPVTKVLQDPVYVEVRILNRTDPNIVLTLEDCWATSTPSPLSQPQWSLLVDGCPYRDDDYQTTLIPVGSSSGLPYPTHYKRFVMQMFTFVDAGSQLPLNETVFIHCSAAVCRPNVTDSCVAQCNRRMRRAVAPVPRASRESVVVSSGEVVLTAPERSAVDRRVSSSEVPQAFSYGVLGLTASSVLVLCALVLAAVWRARPQTLETQL; via the exons ATGTCTGTGGTCAGTGTGTGGGGCTGGGTTCGTGTGTGTTTGCGTCTGGTGGTGATAGTGGTCGTCTCTTTAGCCCAGGATCAGAAATGCGTGGTTAGTGACAACGAGAAGATTGCGTGTGGTGACACGGCTATTAATAGCACAGCTTGTGCAGCGAATAACTGCTGCTTTGCTCAGGGGGGAAGACTGCCTTGTTATTACAGCAATGAGG tgactgtgcagtGCACTGAGGATGGTCAGTTTGTGGTTGTGGTACCCAGGAACGTCACCACGCCTCCActgagccttggtacagtcacCCTGCTGGAGGGTCAGAGCGCCCCCTGCAGCCCTGTTGGCACCACTGCTAGCTTTGCCTTGTTCCAGTTCCCAGTCAGTGCCTGTGGCAGCACTTTCAAG ACTGAGGGTGGAGATCTGGTGTATGAGAACCTGTTGTCCTCTGCATTTGAGGTTCAGAAGGCGCCTGATGGCTCCATCACCAGGGACAGCTACTATGA GCTGTCCTTCCAGTGCAAATATTCAGCCAGTGAGCTTGTTCCTGTGGGAATTATAGTTGAGCCTGTGGCCCAGTCTGCTTCAATCGTGGCCCTGGGACCTCTCAGTGTGGAGCTCAGGATTGCAACCG AAGCTGTGTATGACTCCTACTACCTGGATGCGGACTACCCTGTGACCAAGGTCCTGCAGGATCCTGTGTACGTTGAGGTTCGCATCCTGAATCGGACAGACCCGAACATTGTCCTGACACTGGAAGACTGCTGGGCGACGTCCACACCCAGCCCTCTCAGCCAGCCCCAGTGGAGCCTGTTGGTTGATGG GTGTCCGTACAGAGATGACGACTACCAGACCACCTTGATTCCTGTGGGCAGCTCCTCAGGGCTGCCATACCCAACGCACTACAAGCGCTTTGTGATGCAGATGTTCACTTTTGTAGATGCTGGCTCCCAGCTCCCCCTGAACGAGACG GTGTTCATCCACtgtagtgcagcagtgtgcCGACCTAATGTGACGGACAGCTGTGTTGCTCAGTGCAACCGTAGAATGA GGAGAGCTGTTGCCCCAGTGCCTAGGGCCTCCAGGGAGAGTGTAGTGGTGTCCAGTGGGGAAGTGGTCCTGACTGCCCCAGAGCGCTCTGCTGTGGACAGGAGGGTTTCCTCCAGTGAAG TGCCCCAGGCTTTCAGCTATGGTGTGCTGGGACTGACTGCCTCCAGTgtgcttgtgctctgtgctctggtgCTGGCAGCTGTGTGGAGAGCTAGGCCCCAGACACTGGAAACCCAGCTGTAA